One region of Diabrotica undecimpunctata isolate CICGRU chromosome 6, icDiaUnde3, whole genome shotgun sequence genomic DNA includes:
- the LOC140444012 gene encoding protein CDV3 homolog — protein sequence MADLDDFFAKKDRKKSKSTKKYATTEEVAKKLEDTAKKTEKLKKERVNEGEDSIVTEQDQDEWKDFEEEKKDYTGLKIGNLTIGQNSESSTTGAKETTEQQQEDEPGQDAEKKSGPWKRIDVGEAEVEKVEYKPEPILPNVSKTGTYIPPSLRSSGQTQVQSTRLNRTKAAPDIHNEEFFPSLSGDHKKNRNEGSFEVVQSNRSTSHRQAEQSKINSAQGPRWNLANRYNTLSNDS from the exons ATGGCAGACTTAGATGATTTCTTTGCCAAAAAAGACCGCAAGAAGtccaaaagtacaaaaaaatatgCTACCACTGAAGAAGTTGCCAAGAAGCTAGAAGACACTGCAAAAAAGACtgaaaaattaaagaaagaacgTGTTAATGAGGGCGAAGATAGTATAGTTACTGAACAA GACCAAGACGAATGGAAGGACTttgaggaagaaaagaaagacTACACAGGGTTGAAGATAGGAAACTTAACCATCGGTCAAAATTCGGAAAGCAGTACTACGGGAGCTAAAGAAACCACCGAACAGCAACAAGAAGATGAGCCTGGACAAGATGCAGAAAAGAAATCTGGACCTTGGAAACGCATCGACGTCGGGGAAGCGGAAGTGGAGAAAGTTGAATATAAACCGGAACCGATACTTCCTAATGTATCTAAGACTGGCACTTATATACCCCCAAGTTTACGATCTTCAGGACAAACCCAAGTTCAAAGTACTAGGCTGAATAGAACAAAAGCTGCTCCAGATATCCATAACGAAGAATTTTTCCCATCTCTTTCTGGTGATCATAAAAA aAATCGTAACGAAGGATCATTTGAAGTAGTGCAGTCCAATAGGTCGACCTCACATAGACAAGCGGAACAATCCAAGATAAACTCTGCGCAAGGTCCCAGATGGAACCTCGCCAACCGTTACAATACTCTAAGTAACGACAGCTAG